In Candidatus Sulfurimonas marisnigri, a single genomic region encodes these proteins:
- a CDS encoding HDOD domain-containing protein, giving the protein MTEDILKKIKQLPPLPESAMQIEAVYQNPDSSFNDMVKILEKDPLLTADILKAANSPLYGFSREINAISQAVGLFGMGTVRGFALASIVKKSFSLDLSPYGIDSDMFSLLSKKQHALTTAWCLKTEGKLLGVLSPAAFLVEIGKVLIAQQIKTEKKEVEFRDALKELQDVEAAERKIAGVDTPEVSATIFEHWRFESGLVNTIANCQNPDKADEADKKAAQILQVVRATVPINGVVTEESISKAKDLIAKYALHLESFEKALKNL; this is encoded by the coding sequence ATGACTGAAGATATACTAAAAAAAATTAAACAACTACCACCACTTCCAGAATCTGCAATGCAGATAGAAGCTGTGTATCAAAACCCTGATAGTAGCTTTAACGATATGGTAAAAATTCTTGAAAAAGATCCTCTTTTAACTGCCGATATTCTAAAAGCTGCCAACTCACCTCTTTATGGTTTTTCTCGTGAAATAAATGCTATAAGTCAGGCTGTAGGGCTTTTTGGAATGGGTACAGTTAGGGGATTTGCTCTTGCTAGTATTGTTAAAAAGAGCTTTTCTCTTGATTTATCTCCTTATGGAATAGATAGCGACATGTTTTCTCTCCTTTCCAAAAAGCAACATGCACTTACAACTGCATGGTGTCTAAAAACAGAAGGAAAGTTACTCGGCGTCTTATCTCCAGCTGCCTTTCTTGTTGAGATTGGAAAAGTATTAATAGCTCAACAAATAAAGACTGAGAAAAAAGAAGTGGAGTTTAGAGATGCTTTGAAAGAGTTGCAGGATGTAGAAGCAGCTGAGAGAAAAATTGCTGGCGTTGACACTCCTGAAGTAAGCGCTACTATATTTGAGCATTGGAGATTTGAATCAGGTCTAGTTAACACAATAGCTAACTGTCAAAACCCAGATAAAGCTGATGAAGCAGATAAAAAAGCAGCTCAAATTTTACAGGTAGTTCGTGCTACTGTTCCGATAAATGGCGTTGTTACAGAGGAGAGTATATCTAAAGCAAAAGATCTAATTGCAAAATATGCTCTGCATTTAGAGAGCTTTGAAAAAGCACTAAAAAATCTTTAG
- a CDS encoding methyl-accepting chemotaxis protein: protein MSVLNNMSIKAKVFLLVLVPSVMFLLYVVYSNIQTVSLAVTNEEQSLRYKQIMVAKDINFINTSITLSAMDIIIDRADGYVSYERVKEIDSLFTRFNNIKSDFLKGADTEVEIASAKAIIKALEALEPVIKVKLKKMVESNAPAEAWSALDDEIDSIAGGIGTNIDTVISSINNEVIESSKNVIEKQETLKINSLYSVVALLAVVITLGIFISGNIMNSLNKMLIVTKDLAEGEGDLTQRVYVDSHDEIRSVAENINGFIKKVQLSIGETKELSSENAAISEELSATVRVIQKRATEQEVAVGTAVKTSQEIKNIASNSVETSEHMRNEMKHANSTLDEAKSKVLNLTQIINKNAESEAGLASQLTQLSQDIDQVKDVLNIIGDIADQTNLLALNAAIEAARAGEHGRGFAVVADEVRKLAERTQKTLSEISTTIGVVVQSVNESSQSMNQNVEEYHSMSLIANDVEEQIVVASEVMDRSSVEVNTALQITIKIGKDSETIMSQIESINEISKENGFSVSEIHKASDHLHNLTEGVQNKLNGFKTS from the coding sequence ATGTCAGTGTTAAATAATATGTCAATTAAAGCAAAAGTTTTTTTGCTTGTACTTGTGCCAAGCGTTATGTTTTTGCTTTATGTGGTTTACAGTAATATTCAAACAGTCTCTTTAGCAGTAACAAATGAGGAACAATCGCTACGCTATAAGCAGATAATGGTAGCTAAGGATATTAACTTTATAAATACCTCCATTACACTCAGTGCAATGGATATTATTATAGATAGAGCAGATGGTTATGTCTCTTATGAAAGAGTCAAAGAGATAGATAGCTTGTTTACTAGATTTAATAATATAAAGTCTGACTTTTTAAAAGGGGCAGATACGGAAGTAGAAATAGCAAGTGCAAAAGCAATCATTAAGGCATTGGAAGCTTTAGAGCCAGTTATTAAGGTTAAACTTAAAAAAATGGTTGAATCAAATGCTCCGGCAGAGGCATGGAGTGCACTTGATGATGAGATTGATTCTATAGCAGGCGGAATTGGCACTAATATAGACACTGTGATATCTTCTATTAATAATGAAGTTATAGAGTCAAGTAAAAATGTTATTGAAAAACAAGAAACATTAAAGATAAACTCATTGTATTCGGTAGTTGCACTACTGGCGGTTGTAATTACATTAGGCATATTTATATCCGGTAATATTATGAATTCGCTTAATAAAATGCTTATTGTCACTAAAGATTTAGCAGAAGGAGAAGGGGATTTAACTCAAAGAGTTTATGTTGATTCTCATGATGAGATAAGGTCAGTTGCAGAAAATATTAATGGCTTTATTAAAAAAGTACAACTAAGCATTGGAGAAACTAAAGAGTTGAGCAGTGAAAATGCTGCTATATCCGAAGAGTTGAGTGCTACTGTAAGAGTTATTCAAAAGCGTGCAACAGAGCAAGAAGTAGCTGTCGGTACAGCTGTTAAAACATCACAAGAAATAAAAAATATTGCTTCGAATTCAGTAGAGACATCTGAACATATGCGTAATGAGATGAAACATGCAAACTCTACACTTGATGAAGCAAAAAGTAAAGTTTTAAACTTAACGCAAATAATCAACAAAAATGCTGAATCAGAGGCAGGATTGGCTTCACAGTTGACACAACTAAGTCAAGATATTGACCAAGTAAAAGATGTTTTAAATATTATTGGTGATATAGCAGATCAAACAAACCTATTAGCACTAAATGCTGCAATAGAAGCTGCACGAGCTGGGGAACATGGTCGTGGTTTTGCAGTTGTTGCAGATGAAGTAAGAAAGTTGGCAGAGCGCACGCAAAAGACTCTCTCAGAAATTAGCACAACAATCGGTGTTGTTGTGCAATCCGTTAATGAGAGTAGTCAGAGTATGAATCAAAATGTAGAAGAGTATCACTCAATGTCACTAATAGCAAATGATGTAGAAGAGCAGATAGTTGTCGCATCAGAAGTTATGGATAGATCTTCGGTAGAGGTAAATACAGCTTTACAAATAACAATAAAAATTGGTAAAGATTCTGAAACAATTATGTCTCAAATAGAGTCAATAAATGAGATTTCTAAAGAGAATGGATTTAGTGTTAGCGAGATTCATAAAGCTTCAGATCATTTACATAACCTTACAGAGGGTGTACAAAATAAGCTGAATGGCTTTAAGACTTCATAA
- a CDS encoding DUF6394 family protein, which translates to MDWGKVIYVFFSLMSLTSIAGFLYEHSATALFAAGSLNLVSTFLKIGVRNLLSAELLASSLVADLHLIPAFIYLQVVGNLEWAIALTIGALIANLFSMGLVYIESSKNRDDY; encoded by the coding sequence ATGGATTGGGGTAAAGTAATATACGTATTTTTCTCGTTGATGAGTTTAACATCAATAGCGGGGTTTTTATATGAGCATAGTGCTACAGCATTGTTTGCTGCTGGCAGTTTAAATCTGGTCTCTACGTTTTTAAAAATTGGTGTCAGAAACCTTCTCTCTGCAGAACTTTTAGCATCATCATTGGTGGCAGACTTACACCTTATTCCTGCATTTATTTATCTGCAAGTTGTCGGTAATTTAGAGTGGGCTATTGCTCTTACAATCGGTGCATTGATTGCAAATCTTTTCTCTATGGGTCTTGTTTATATAGAGAGTTCAAAAAATCGTGATGATTATTAG
- a CDS encoding GreA/GreB family elongation factor, whose product MSIEGYDILTQEFKYLLEIEKPKVASEKLVAAAQGDRSENADYHAAKEKLRFIDKRLFYLNSIIAKSQIIDPSLYPHTKVSFGSSVKLLNIDSDEEETYTLCGVLETEPENGLISIHSPISKALLGRSVGDEFILKLPNGKKEYEILEIKYENIFSLKKNIRTKVDFSFH is encoded by the coding sequence ATGAGCATAGAGGGTTATGATATTTTAACTCAAGAATTTAAGTATTTACTTGAAATTGAAAAACCAAAGGTTGCTTCAGAGAAATTAGTTGCTGCCGCTCAAGGCGATAGAAGCGAAAATGCCGATTATCATGCAGCTAAAGAGAAGCTACGTTTTATAGATAAAAGACTTTTTTATCTAAACTCCATAATTGCTAAATCACAAATTATAGACCCATCTCTTTATCCACATACCAAAGTTAGTTTTGGAAGCAGTGTTAAGCTTTTAAATATTGATAGTGATGAAGAGGAGACTTATACACTTTGCGGAGTATTAGAGACTGAACCAGAAAATGGATTAATCTCTATCCATTCTCCCATTTCCAAAGCTTTGTTGGGTAGGAGTGTAGGGGATGAGTTTATCTTAAAACTTCCAAATGGTAAAAAAGAGTACGAAATTTTGGAAATAAAGTACGAAAATATCTTTTCATTAAAGAAAAATATCAGAACAAAAGTAGACTTTTCTTTTCATTAA
- a CDS encoding RNB domain-containing ribonuclease, which produces MKSLLIRLTHGLSEQDISKDELPYVNDFLAKKYITEKKGIYKFNSKYRAGTLGLIQNSTAYLNVIGENVKDLFIDDGDFAKAKEGDLVIAQRLLGKRGAPSAKIIEVVGRAQTYSVAYIISRDGAKSLVDLKTGYPTGVEIALKELNSYSDGDVFKVNNQDYTIMEKLGNMKDPLVDEKIVLAQFNKHDEFEPEVLEVATSFKEVDASKYPKRADLRKLPFCTIDPVTAKDFDDAIYWDDNNTTLYVAIADVSEYVTPFGPIDNEAIYRSFSIYLPHRSIPMLPRQLSETLCSLQAHVDRLAYVFEMKLDLESLEVVKSKVYEAIIHSDRRFNYEEIDAYFNKELKAKNANEVKIFDYITKLRVVTDKLKEKRLKIGYDFRSMELEMHIDENSNIVSTTYAEETPSHALIEDCMLLANKAAASQFARGIFRIHEPPNQVKIQKLYQELAGIGMFIDIKETIKETITDIQKQAREMDLESEVDTLIIRSQMQARYAPINSGHFGLGFEAYTHFTSPIRRYSDLIVHRLLKAINSNDTAEGSYVLRNIESLSMTISEKEREASTIEVEFMARKFARWAEQNINKEFKARISSTDPEVKAELHDEIKGAKLNITSSENATLFEDVTICIDKVDIAKAKIFARVVQKDID; this is translated from the coding sequence TTGAAATCACTTCTTATAAGACTTACTCATGGTTTGAGTGAGCAGGACATCTCCAAAGATGAACTCCCATATGTAAACGATTTTTTGGCAAAAAAGTATATTACCGAAAAAAAGGGTATATACAAATTTAATTCCAAATACCGTGCTGGTACTTTGGGACTTATTCAAAACTCAACCGCATACCTAAATGTTATTGGTGAAAATGTTAAAGATCTTTTTATAGATGATGGCGACTTTGCTAAAGCAAAAGAAGGTGACCTTGTTATAGCACAAAGACTGCTTGGCAAAAGAGGGGCTCCTAGTGCAAAAATCATCGAAGTAGTAGGTCGTGCACAAACATATAGTGTTGCTTATATCATCTCTAGAGATGGTGCTAAATCTTTAGTAGACCTTAAAACAGGTTATCCAACTGGAGTAGAAATAGCTCTAAAAGAGCTAAACTCATACAGTGACGGTGATGTGTTTAAAGTAAACAACCAAGACTACACCATAATGGAAAAACTTGGAAATATGAAAGACCCGCTTGTTGATGAAAAAATAGTTCTTGCACAATTCAACAAGCATGATGAGTTTGAACCTGAAGTTTTAGAAGTTGCCACATCTTTTAAAGAGGTAGATGCTTCAAAATACCCAAAAAGGGCTGATTTAAGAAAGCTACCTTTTTGTACAATTGACCCTGTAACAGCAAAAGATTTTGATGATGCAATTTATTGGGATGACAATAATACGACTCTGTATGTTGCCATTGCTGATGTTAGTGAATATGTAACACCTTTTGGTCCAATAGACAATGAGGCCATTTACAGAAGTTTTTCCATCTATCTTCCTCACCGTTCAATTCCAATGCTTCCTCGCCAACTTAGCGAGACTCTATGTTCACTGCAGGCACATGTGGATAGACTCGCTTATGTTTTTGAGATGAAACTGGATTTGGAGAGTTTAGAGGTTGTTAAATCAAAGGTTTATGAGGCGATAATACACTCAGACAGAAGATTTAACTATGAAGAGATTGATGCTTATTTTAACAAAGAGTTAAAAGCCAAAAATGCTAATGAAGTGAAAATATTTGATTACATTACTAAACTTAGAGTTGTTACAGACAAACTTAAAGAAAAAAGATTAAAAATCGGCTATGACTTCCGCTCAATGGAGTTGGAGATGCACATAGATGAAAATTCAAATATAGTCTCAACTACATACGCAGAGGAGACACCATCTCATGCGCTCATAGAGGATTGTATGCTTTTAGCAAACAAAGCAGCAGCCTCACAGTTTGCAAGAGGAATTTTTAGAATACATGAACCTCCAAATCAGGTGAAGATTCAAAAATTATACCAAGAGTTAGCTGGAATAGGAATGTTTATTGATATAAAAGAGACTATAAAAGAGACTATAACAGATATTCAAAAGCAAGCCAGAGAGATGGATCTAGAGAGCGAAGTAGACACTCTTATTATCCGTTCACAGATGCAAGCCAGATACGCTCCTATAAACTCTGGGCACTTTGGTCTAGGCTTTGAGGCATACACACACTTTACTTCGCCAATTCGTAGATACAGTGACCTTATAGTTCACAGGCTTTTAAAGGCTATTAACAGTAATGACACAGCTGAAGGGTCATATGTTCTTAGAAATATAGAGTCTCTGAGCATGACAATAAGTGAAAAAGAGAGAGAAGCAAGCACAATAGAAGTTGAGTTTATGGCACGAAAGTTTGCAAGATGGGCTGAGCAAAATATAAATAAAGAGTTTAAAGCACGAATAAGCTCAACTGACCCTGAGGTAAAAGCTGAACTACATGATGAAATCAAAGGTGCAAAACTAAATATAACTTCGAGTGAAAATGCAACTCTCTTTGAAGATGTGACAATCTGCATTGACAAGGTAGATATCGCCAAAGCTAAAATATTTGCAAGAGTTGTACAAAAAGATATTGACTAG
- the holA gene encoding DNA polymerase III subunit delta, translated as MYKSELDKHIQNNSLSNSFVLFGESSFLIDMYTKKLTDIQDASALTYYYDEYDFNSAKAHLSQASLFGGQNILIIKSEKKVPKKDLDILIDYCEKNKDNIFVYAYYGSDHKTYNNKNSFGKTTAMSVRFFNPNQNEAIFALSQIARDKHVNIDNYTITHLLEIHHGDIALSSNEIDKFRVYDRAITTKDVDNLVFGLALVNIDELIKKILNKKDFKSELENILEHGEDEIRVVTAITSYLTQLYMFNIYIRVNGAPNALEILGYPAPKFVVDEKATLSIKFKPSTYYKLHELLLESELKMKSSHVDKSAILLSTIIRIQQLL; from the coding sequence GTGTACAAGAGTGAATTAGATAAACATATTCAAAACAACTCTCTTTCGAATAGTTTTGTGCTATTTGGTGAGAGCAGTTTTCTTATTGACATGTACACTAAAAAACTCACTGATATCCAAGACGCTTCAGCTCTAACTTATTACTATGATGAATATGATTTCAACTCTGCAAAAGCTCATCTTTCTCAAGCCTCGCTCTTTGGTGGTCAAAATATTTTAATCATTAAAAGTGAAAAAAAAGTTCCAAAAAAAGATTTAGATATTTTAATAGATTACTGTGAAAAAAACAAAGACAATATCTTTGTATATGCTTATTATGGAAGTGACCATAAAACCTATAATAATAAGAATTCTTTTGGCAAAACAACTGCCATGTCTGTTAGATTTTTCAATCCCAATCAAAATGAAGCTATTTTTGCACTCTCTCAAATAGCACGTGATAAGCATGTAAATATTGATAACTACACTATAACCCACCTTCTTGAAATACACCATGGAGATATTGCCTTATCTTCTAATGAAATTGATAAATTCAGAGTGTACGACAGAGCTATAACAACAAAAGATGTAGACAACTTAGTCTTTGGTCTAGCCCTTGTAAATATAGATGAGTTGATAAAAAAGATTTTAAATAAAAAAGATTTTAAAAGTGAGTTAGAGAATATTCTTGAGCATGGAGAAGATGAGATAAGAGTTGTAACCGCAATAACGAGTTACCTTACACAACTCTACATGTTTAATATATATATAAGAGTAAACGGAGCACCAAACGCCTTAGAAATATTAGGCTACCCTGCTCCAAAATTTGTAGTTGATGAAAAAGCTACACTTTCAATAAAGTTTAAACCGAGCACCTACTATAAACTCCATGAACTTTTACTAGAAAGTGAACTTAAGATGAAAAGTTCACATGTAGATAAAAGTGCAATTTTACTATCTACAATTATCAGAATTCAACAGCTTTTGTAA
- the purL gene encoding phosphoribosylformylglycinamidine synthase subunit PurL, producing MSQQLENIEEQLSNHKLSQEDYMHIKQILNREPNLVELGVFSAMWSEHCSYKSSKVHLKGFPTKAPWVIQGPGENAGVIDIGDGYAAVFKMESHNHPSFIEPYQGAATGVGGIMRDVFTMGARPVASLNALRFGNILNDDDVSRHQRYLVRGVTEGIGGYGNCMGVPTIGGEVSFDECYNGNILVNAFNLGIAKSDEIFLGRAEGIGNPVMYVGAKTGRDGLGGAVMSSDSFTEESKSLRPTVQVGDPFTEKLLLEACMELFKTDHVVGIQDMGAAGLTSSSFEMAGRTGSGMIMHLDKVPAREENMTPYDFMLSESQERMLLCAKKGSEQAIIDIFEKWDLDAAVIGEVTGTGNMELFWHGEKCAEVPVDPVSEEAPELNRPMTRPAYLDDIASVTINDFGKVTNQDAFETLTKSMEVVDKSWIYTQYDSMVQTNTIKKGGMLDASVIRVKENGKALAMSADCNVRYCYIDPKGGAAAAVIESGRNVAMSGARPLAITDCLNYGNPENPEVMWQFGQGCLGIKEACAELTTPVIGGNVSLYNETNGVSVFPTPSIATVGVNDDQNNVLMSCFQNEGNALYLVGESMSEFGGSLYMKEICDTVAGELPEIDYKKELALWDLVIEGNKKHLLECAKDASSGGVAIALAKMSATSGLGCDVEMTVEDERDIFAESMSRAIIEVKPENQEAFEAMLDESMSVEKIGTIGGNKFTCNNVTMSMDMLKDNYFNTFKRVIERDI from the coding sequence GTGAGCCAACAACTAGAAAACATCGAAGAACAGCTATCAAACCATAAACTTTCGCAAGAAGATTATATGCATATTAAACAGATTTTAAATCGTGAACCAAACCTAGTAGAATTAGGTGTTTTCTCAGCTATGTGGAGTGAACACTGCTCTTATAAATCTTCAAAAGTGCATTTAAAAGGTTTCCCAACAAAAGCACCATGGGTTATACAAGGCCCAGGTGAAAATGCTGGTGTTATTGACATTGGTGATGGTTATGCTGCCGTATTTAAAATGGAATCACATAATCATCCAAGTTTCATTGAACCTTATCAGGGTGCTGCAACAGGTGTTGGTGGAATTATGCGTGATGTATTTACTATGGGTGCTCGTCCTGTAGCATCTCTTAATGCTCTTAGATTTGGAAACATCTTAAACGATGATGATGTATCAAGACATCAAAGATATTTAGTTCGTGGTGTAACTGAAGGTATCGGTGGATATGGTAACTGTATGGGTGTACCTACTATCGGTGGTGAAGTTAGTTTTGATGAGTGTTACAATGGAAATATCCTTGTAAATGCTTTTAACCTTGGTATTGCAAAATCAGATGAGATTTTTCTAGGTCGTGCTGAGGGAATCGGTAATCCCGTAATGTATGTTGGCGCAAAAACAGGTCGTGATGGTCTTGGTGGAGCTGTAATGAGTTCTGACTCATTTACTGAAGAGTCGAAATCTCTTCGTCCAACTGTTCAAGTTGGTGACCCGTTTACTGAAAAACTTCTTCTTGAAGCTTGTATGGAACTTTTCAAAACTGACCATGTTGTTGGTATCCAAGATATGGGTGCTGCTGGTCTTACCTCTTCATCTTTTGAAATGGCTGGTCGTACTGGAAGCGGTATGATTATGCACCTTGATAAAGTTCCGGCTCGTGAAGAGAATATGACTCCTTATGACTTTATGCTTTCAGAGTCTCAAGAGCGTATGCTTCTTTGTGCTAAAAAAGGTTCAGAACAGGCAATTATCGATATCTTTGAAAAATGGGATTTAGATGCGGCTGTTATCGGTGAAGTAACTGGAACTGGAAACATGGAACTTTTTTGGCACGGTGAGAAGTGTGCTGAGGTTCCTGTTGATCCTGTTAGTGAAGAAGCACCTGAGCTTAACCGTCCAATGACCCGTCCAGCTTATTTAGATGATATTGCTAGTGTAACTATCAATGATTTTGGCAAAGTAACTAACCAAGATGCGTTTGAGACACTTACAAAGTCCATGGAAGTTGTAGATAAATCATGGATTTATACTCAGTATGACTCAATGGTACAAACAAACACTATTAAAAAAGGCGGAATGCTTGACGCTTCTGTTATCCGTGTAAAAGAAAATGGTAAAGCCCTTGCAATGTCTGCTGATTGTAACGTTCGTTACTGTTACATTGACCCTAAAGGTGGAGCTGCTGCAGCTGTTATTGAGAGCGGTAGAAATGTAGCTATGAGTGGTGCTAGACCATTGGCAATTACAGACTGTCTTAACTACGGTAACCCTGAAAACCCAGAAGTTATGTGGCAGTTTGGTCAAGGTTGTTTAGGTATCAAAGAAGCTTGTGCTGAACTTACTACACCAGTTATTGGTGGAAATGTTTCACTTTACAACGAGACTAACGGTGTATCAGTTTTCCCAACTCCGTCAATAGCGACTGTTGGTGTTAATGATGACCAAAACAATGTACTTATGTCATGCTTTCAAAATGAAGGAAATGCACTCTACTTGGTTGGTGAGTCAATGTCTGAATTTGGTGGGTCACTTTACATGAAAGAAATTTGTGACACTGTTGCAGGAGAGCTTCCTGAGATAGATTACAAAAAAGAGCTTGCTCTTTGGGACTTAGTAATTGAGGGTAACAAAAAACACTTATTAGAATGTGCCAAAGATGCAAGTTCTGGTGGTGTTGCTATCGCGTTAGCTAAAATGTCTGCAACTTCAGGTCTTGGATGTGATGTTGAGATGACTGTAGAAGATGAGCGTGATATCTTCGCTGAGTCTATGAGTAGAGCAATTATTGAAGTTAAACCTGAAAATCAAGAAGCTTTTGAAGCTATGCTTGATGAGTCAATGTCGGTAGAGAAAATAGGAACCATAGGCGGAAATAAATTCACATGTAACAATGTTACTATGAGTATGGACATGCTAAAAGACAACTACTTCAATACATTTAAAAGAGTTATTGAGAGAGATATTTAA
- the secF gene encoding protein translocase subunit SecF, which produces MEFFKYTRTFNFMGKSKIAMIISIAIVLSSFALLATKGLNYGVDFAGGTIVQVKYTSAAPIDEMREKLKVNELFSGASITEFGSVEEVVIRMKTTTGSVTVDIGDETRAALSDTGEFEVRRVDIVGPKVGNELKEKGIMSLVLAVIGILIYVAFRFEWRFAVASIVALVHDVSIALGAITLVGLDVNLDVLAALLTILGYSLNDTIIVFDRIREGVTKGRNSDLSGIIDESVTRTLARTTLTSLTTFFVVFTLFMFGGEIIHAFAFTLLVGIVVGTYSSIFVASPILLAFGFDVKKYHIKLAHKAKREAEKQRMREQFESGVM; this is translated from the coding sequence ATGGAGTTTTTCAAATATACAAGAACCTTTAATTTTATGGGCAAGTCAAAGATTGCAATGATTATCTCTATCGCTATAGTATTAAGTTCATTTGCTCTGCTTGCAACCAAAGGGTTAAACTACGGAGTTGACTTCGCTGGCGGTACTATAGTTCAAGTTAAATACACCTCCGCGGCTCCAATTGATGAGATGAGAGAAAAGCTAAAGGTAAATGAACTGTTTAGCGGTGCTTCTATAACAGAATTTGGCTCAGTTGAAGAAGTTGTAATTCGCATGAAAACTACTACAGGAAGTGTTACAGTAGATATTGGCGATGAGACGAGAGCTGCTTTATCTGACACCGGAGAGTTTGAAGTTCGCCGTGTTGACATTGTTGGTCCAAAAGTTGGAAATGAGCTAAAAGAGAAGGGCATCATGTCTCTTGTCTTGGCTGTAATAGGGATTTTAATTTATGTTGCATTTAGATTTGAGTGGAGATTTGCTGTTGCTTCAATAGTAGCTCTTGTTCATGATGTATCTATTGCCCTTGGTGCTATAACACTTGTTGGCTTAGATGTTAACTTGGATGTATTAGCTGCACTCTTAACAATACTTGGTTACTCACTAAACGATACTATCATCGTATTTGATCGTATTCGCGAAGGTGTAACTAAAGGTAGAAATAGCGATCTATCTGGGATTATTGATGAGTCAGTTACGAGAACATTAGCTAGAACAACTCTAACATCACTTACGACCTTCTTTGTTGTATTTACATTGTTTATGTTTGGCGGTGAGATTATTCACGCTTTTGCATTCACTCTCTTAGTTGGTATTGTAGTTGGAACATACTCATCAATCTTTGTTGCTTCACCGATTTTACTTGCATTTGGTTTTGATGTCAAAAAGTATCATATCAAGCTAGCACATAAAGCAAAAAGAGAAGCAGAAAAACAGAGAATGCGTGAACAATTCGAATCTGGAGTAATGTAA